One segment of Spiroplasma kunkelii CR2-3x DNA contains the following:
- a CDS encoding terminase large subunit, whose translation MQANNEKTNLELYHEWMNKNSNKNKVGIKIKKIVSTLVKELKSNKDYYFNHKEANKTISFIEKSCFHTTGEYNKQNFKLELWQKAFLEALYGFYNKKTNLRRFKEALLIVGRGNGKTALASAIALKSLILDNEANAELYSIATKRDQAKRVYEEMRRMIFINPNLNKILKVKRDKIEFIHNNSFFQPLSSETKTLDGLNPYFVVLDEVAMMEKRDIYDVMRTATAKRKDYLMLLITTNGSIRENIFDERYSYAEKVLKNTIKDNKFLPWIYELDERNEWKNFNNLYKANPNLGISKYIDNFKAEWQEALITPTQQPNFLIKHCNLKSNLDSALFSRLDLETKNNKIINTDEYLIKNRICTIGIDLSKTNDLSAVIFLIPNLDTNEFILLSQFFMPEARIIEKTTEDKIPYKLYQEQGILTLCKGEEINISEIVNYIINIMKKYNLICYGIGYDTFNSYLLKQHLDNAGFYLINNLIRFGVRTISPIIKALKLEFDDNKFVFNQNPLLKLHFNNVDVLIDEEKENMMPIKRSKNKRIDGFIALLFAYKIFRDNKDRIYIELYKIYSQK comes from the coding sequence ATGCAAGCAAATAATGAAAAAACAAATTTAGAACTATATCATGAATGAATGAATAAAAACTCTAATAAAAACAAAGTTGGAATAAAAATTAAAAAAATTGTTTCCACATTAGTAAAAGAATTAAAATCAAATAAAGATTATTATTTTAATCACAAAGAAGCAAATAAAACAATTAGCTTTATTGAAAAATCTTGTTTTCATACAACTGGAGAATATAATAAACAAAATTTTAAATTAGAATTATGGCAAAAAGCATTTTTAGAAGCATTATATGGTTTTTATAATAAAAAAACAAATTTAAGAAGATTTAAAGAAGCACTCTTAATTGTCGGAAGAGGAAATGGAAAAACCGCCCTTGCTTCTGCAATCGCTTTAAAAAGTCTAATTTTAGATAATGAAGCAAATGCCGAACTTTATTCTATTGCAACCAAACGAGATCAAGCAAAAAGAGTTTATGAAGAAATGCGACGAATGATTTTTATTAATCCTAACTTAAATAAAATTTTAAAAGTTAAGCGAGATAAAATAGAGTTTATACATAATAATTCTTTTTTTCAACCACTATCATCAGAAACAAAAACATTAGATGGTTTAAACCCCTATTTTGTTGTTTTAGATGAAGTAGCAATGATGGAAAAGCGTGATATTTATGATGTTATGCGAACAGCAACCGCAAAAAGAAAAGATTATTTAATGTTATTAATAACAACCAATGGATCTATTAGAGAAAATATTTTTGATGAAAGATATTCGTATGCTGAGAAAGTTTTAAAAAATACAATAAAAGATAATAAATTTTTACCTTGAATTTATGAACTTGATGAAAGAAATGAATGAAAAAATTTTAACAATCTTTATAAAGCTAATCCAAATTTGGGTATTTCTAAATATATTGATAATTTTAAAGCCGAATGACAAGAAGCATTAATTACACCAACTCAACAACCTAATTTTTTAATTAAACATTGTAATTTAAAGAGCAATTTAGATAGTGCCCTTTTTAGTCGATTAGATTTAGAAACTAAAAATAATAAAATTATTAATACCGATGAATACTTAATAAAAAATAGAATTTGCACCATTGGAATTGATTTATCAAAAACAAACGATCTAAGTGCAGTTATATTTTTAATCCCAAATTTAGACACAAATGAATTTATATTATTATCACAATTTTTTATGCCAGAAGCAAGAATAATTGAAAAAACAACAGAAGATAAAATACCATATAAACTTTACCAAGAACAAGGAATATTAACATTATGCAAAGGAGAAGAAATCAATATTAGTGAAATTGTTAATTATATTATAAATATAATGAAAAAATATAATTTAATTTGTTATGGTATAGGATATGATACTTTTAACTCTTATCTTTTAAAACAACATTTAGATAATGCAGGGTTTTATCTAATAAATAATTTAATTAGATTTGGAGTAAGAACAATTAGTCCAATTATAAAAGCACTTAAATTAGAATTTGATGACAATAAATTTGTTTTTAATCAAAACCCATTATTAAAATTACATTTTAATAATGTTGATGTTCTTATTGATGAAGAAAAAGAAAATATGATGCCAATTAAAAGATCAAAAAACAAACGAATTGACGGTTTTATTGCCCTTTTATTTGCTTATAAAATCTTTCGTGATAACAAAGACCGAATTTATATTGAATTATATAAAATATATTCTCAAAAATAA